The DNA sequence GCAGCTGCACTTGGAATCGGGCGTTGTTTTGCGTCATCACCTTGCTTGCAACCATCCAGTTGACAATTTCTTCGTTGGTGAGTTCACCCCATACCGGCGAAATAAAGATGTGGGGCATATTATCTTGAGATGTTAACGAGAGTCGCGCAACAACTCCTTCCGCTTCCAGCAAGTCCTCTGCTTTACCCACCACGAACTTGAGCACATCGTTTTCGCTAAGCGAGACGATGTTTTCCATTTTCATCCGGGCAGACATGCCGCTGCTTTTGCACTTCCAGTCCATCGTGTAAAACAGCCCAGGCAGTCGCCATTTGCAAGGAACAGTTCCGTTAGTCTCGATGTTGACTCCATAGCCCGCATCACTGAATGCGGTAAGCAGCTCGCCCACGCTTTCGTGATTCAGCGGTTCGCCGCCCGTGAGCGTGACGCACTTGACGCCGGATTCCGTGCGATACGCTTCAACCGCCGCGAGAACCTCCCCCACGCTCATCAGCTTAAAGTCAGGACCTTCGACTGCATACATCGAATCACAATAGCTACAGCGCAAGTTGCAACCGTGCAGACGCACGAACACCGCAGCCTGCCCCATGCGAATCCCTTCGCCCTCGATACTCTTAAATATTTCACAAACTTTCATATAAACTCAAAAAGTCTCTCGTCAATTGCGTCATTCTGACGCCGTAGGCGGAAGAATCCAGTTATTTTTTAACTTCACTGGATCCTTCGCTATGCTCAGGATGACTAATTGCGGGATTATTGTTTAACAAGGCTTTAGATTCACCCGCTAAACTTCGTACTCGACGGTATTGCCTTCACTCTCCTGGACCTGCACCTTGTAGCAATGCGGAATCTGTTCACAAATCCAGCGGGCCATGTTTTCCGCCGTCGGATTAAAGTCCACCACATCGTTCAGGAACTTGTGATCAAGCTGACCTTTCACGATATCCTTGATGCGCGAAAAATCGACCACCATTCCGTTCTCGTCGAGCGTTTCGGACTGGCAGAACACCGTGATAATCCAGTTGTGGCCATGTAGGCCGCGGCACTTGCTTTCGTACGGGAGCGAGAGCTTGTGAGCCCCAGAAATTTCAATACGCTTGATAACTCTGTACATATTACGCCTCGTATTCCGTCGTGTCGTTGATGCCTGCTTCGGCGAGAGCTGCCTTGCGTTCCAGGCAGGTTGCGCACTTACCGCAATGGATTTTGCCGCCCTTGTAGCAGGACCAAGTTTCGCTGTAATCCAAGCCAAGCGATTTTCCTTTGCGGGCGATATCCGCTTTGGAAATGTTCGTGTACGGGGCATCAATCGTGATGTTCGCGTATGTACCCGCCGAAATCGCCGCCGACATGTTCTTCACGAATTCTTCACGGCAGTCCGGGTAAATCGCATGGTCGCCAAAGTGGTTTGCCATCATCACGCGCTTGAGATCACGGCTTTCGGCAAGCCCAGCCGCCACAGAAAGCATAATGCCATTGCGGAACGGCACCACCGTCGATTTCATATTCTCGTCGGCGTAAGTCCCTTCCGGAATAGCATCCGCTCCCGAAAGCAGCGACGACGTAAAATAGTCGTGCATGAACTTAAGCGGGATCGTAATGTGCGGAATCCCTAGCTTTTCGCAATGCATACGCGCAAAAGGAATTTCCTTGTCGTTATGGTTGCTGCCGTAATCAAACGAGACCGCAAGCGCAATATCTGCGGCGCGGTCGTAAAGCAAGGTCACACTGTCCATTCCACCGGACAAGACCAGCAATGCGTCTTTCATAAAATCTCCTAGTTTTGTTTAAAGTCAGGATGGGTCTCGAACTGACTATCGCAAAAATAGAAATTTTATGAAAAAAATCAATCTTTCACACAGCGAACATAGAAGAATGAAGAGAGTGCCCAACCTGTATCCCAGGCAGAAGCGTTTTGAGAATTAAGTCCCAATATTGACGGGATATTTCTACTTGAAGAAGTCCAATACTTATCACAGCCTTCACCCGAAAAACCACCCGTAAGATAATAACATCCTCCACTATGATTGTTAAATCCAGAATCATCTATATTGAAACCGCTCGCTTTTACGGGGTATACCTCATCAGTTTCCGACTCTTCAACAACTCCGCCTAAAGAGACAAGCAGTTGCATCCATTCGCTTTCCGACGGCAAATGCCACCCTTCAGGGCAAACACCACGCAATGATTCTCGAACTTTGCACGCCTCAGCATTTCCCCTACCGCAACCAATTCCGCCATCGCCAAAAAGGCCCGCAGAATCCACCGCAGCAGCTAGGGAATACAACCGTCCATATTCATCGCATTTTTGAGGATCTTTGTTATAGCACATGGAGAAAGTCTGGAGTGTATGGTAATCGTAATTCAGATTTTCAGCCATCCAGACTTGATCGCCAATTTGAACAGTCTTATATGTTTGACCATCCCTTGCATCAGTCATGGTTCCAAAAATGCCTTTATAATTGCCGGAGTTTTTTTCTATAGATTCCCAATGTCCATTTTCACAAACAAACTTTTCACCGTTTCTGATACTCAGCGGGTTCACATTTGCAGTTGTATCGCCATCATTTGTAGCAGAGCATGTTCCAAGGCCATAATTATCCGTCCAGAAATAGTCCACAAACTTTTCGAAGTCTGGTAAAGAATCAGAAATTTTCCATGAAAGGATATTGGCCCTGATATCGTCAAACAATCTGCGTTGAGAAACTTCGCAAGCCCAGTCCGCAATAACGGTTCTTGTCGCCGAATCATTCCAGGAACCACCTTCGGCAAGCTCCATACTGAACTTGCCAACGCGTTCCGTGAGGCCAGCAACATCGACATCGCCTTGCATTAGGGCGCTTATCGCAAGGAGCTTCGCATTTTCATCTCCCGACTTGAAAATATCCAGGTCTTCAAATGATTTGCTGGCATCATTCATGGCCATAGCCGCAAGGACTTCATTCGCGGCCTGGGTTTTAGCTTCTTTAAAAGATTTTCCTTGGGAGACAAGCAACTTGACCCTTTCAAACTCAAGGTGTGTCAACAAATTAACATTGACTTTTTCACGATGGCTCAAATCCGTAAAAGCGTTCAAGGTCAAAGGCCCGGAAGATCTTTTTCCTGTAATTTCGTTACGGTAGTAGCCTTTAACCTGAATCATCGCATATGGAGATGAAAAGCCTTGACCCGAGATGATAAAATCGCCTTCATCGCTTCGAATTGTCGACTTGAATATTTTACCAGTTTGCTCCAAGGTCAGGCTGTCCAGTTCCATAATATTCACTGTAGAACCTGTTACAAAAGGCCCCTTTTGAGACACCCCGGAAATATTCCAACTTCCGGCTGGTGTTTTTTCATGAGATGTAGAACCTTTTTCACCAGAAGCGCCTGTAATGTCATCTGAACAAGCAGCCAACAGCAAAAATGGTAAAAGCATAAGGGATTTCATATTCATTTAAAAACTCTCCACTTTTTATCAATTCGATTTCTGGTCTTTTATACAACGAACATTTCTGCCAATAAACCAAGCATTTGACTCACCAGGCCAAAAAGAAAGAACTTGTTCATTGTTCACATCCAAATAAACTACGTGATCAAACTGTGATCCTGCATATTTCCTTTTAGACGATGTCCAAAAACCAACAGATTGACTTGTCATATTGAACCCATAGTCATCGGTACCCAAATCATTAGCCGATCTTAATGTTCTTGAGGCTGTAACATTTCCACCCGCAGTCGCTATCAGAATCGTCCATTCATCTTCCGACGGCAAATGCCACCCTTCAGGGCAAACCCCTCGAGAAGATTCTTTTAAATCACAGAGCGAACTCGAGAGACCACAACCAATACCGCCATCACCAAACAACCCAGCGGAATCCATAGCCGCCGCAAAAGAATAAATGCGCCCATAATTTTCGCAATATTGCGGCAGATCGCCAAGGCAAGCCGTCAAGGGTTCATTTGTCGGATAACTGTATTTCAGATTCTCGGCCATCCAGACCTGATCGCCAATTTGAACCGTTTTATAGATTCGACCATCTCTTGCGTCAACCAGAGTTCCAAAATCGCCTTTATAAAGGCTCTTCTTTCTATGGGAATATTCCCAGCGTTCATTGTTACAGATAAAGATATCACCAAACCGAGAACTCTTATCATTCATATTAACAGCGGTATCGCCGGCGTTTGAATTCGTGCATTCTCCCAAGCCATAGTTATCATACCAGAACATGTCAACGTACTTTTCAAAATTCGGCAATGTATCAGAAATGCCCCACGCAAGAACATTCTTCCTAATATTCTTGAAAGTACTATCCTCGGATGCTCTTGAGGCCCAGTCCGCAATAGCGGTCCTCGTTATAGAATCATTCCATGAGCCATTTGTTTCCAAATCTAAGCTAAACTTGCCCATGCGTTCCGTAAGGCCAGCGACATCGACATCGCTTTGCATCAAGACGCTTACGGCTAGAAGCATTCCATTTTCATCGCCCAATTCAAAGATGTTCATGTCTTCGAATTTTTTGCTAGACTCGTTCATCGCCATCGTGACAATGATTTCTCGTTCTGCCTGGTCCTTTGCCTTTTTCACAGAGTACCCTTGCGAAACAAGATTCTTTACGCGATCAAATTCCAGATGCGTCAACAAGTTGACATTGACATTTTCCCGATGACTAAGATCCGTAATGGCATTCAAGACCAGGGAACCTGAGGACACCTGACCGGTAATTTCATTGCGGTAGTAGCCATCCACCTCAAGCATGGCATACTGCGAAACAAGTCCTGATCCCGAAATAGCGAAATCACCCTTATCGCTTCGGATACTGGACTTGAAGATTTTTCCAGTCTGAGTCAATGTCGAGCCATCCAGCTCCAGCACATTCACTGTAGAACCTGTTACAAAAGGTCCCTTCTGGGAGACGCCCGCAACTTGCCATCTTTCAAGAGGCGTGATTCCGACATCTTCACTCGCACCGCTTGCAACCTTGTCCGAACATGCGGCAAGGCACAAAGCGGCAAATACAACAATAGGTTTCAAACTCATTTTAGCGTTCTCCTCGAACATTCTCAGTGAGAGGGAAAAATTGAAGATTTAAACGGTAAACTTGTTCTGTATCGCCATCTTCAGATACGATATTCAAAATCTGCTTTCTAAATTCAGCCAGAGCTTTCACAATCCGTTCATAACCATTGCGGGTTATGCCCATTGTAATCCCTGACATGCTTCTTTCCGAAGGCGACAAGCTAACCGCATCCAGCGCAAGCTCGCCCATTTGCCGCTGTAAATTCCTTGCAGCAACAGGAATCACGTCAACACAGCCAATGGAAATCGTCTTGTCCGTTTGATGGTAGACGTCTTTATCGTCTTTCTTTAGAAAGCCTTCATTTTCCAAAAAAGCAAGCGTATCCCCAACGTCATTAGCTGAGATCAAAGGCTTACAGACTTTGGCCATTTCAAAAGGCTTTGCTCCAGGCATGGCCGGAGCCAATTCACGGATCAGCGAATTTTTCCAAGATTTAAAAAAGACATATTCATTGGCGCCAAGTGTCCTGACTCTTCGTTTTTTAGCCAATGCACACATTTCTTCATAAGCTTTCATCTTGTCGTCATCCGTTTTTGCTGACGCATAGACAACCATGGCGTTAAAATATGCCGCATCAAAACCAGCCAAGCTCATCGCAGAAGCAACTGACGCTGCAGCCGAAACGCTGAGATTCTTTTTCCCTTCACAAACGTACTTGAGAAAAATCGCAGAGGAAAACCCAGAAGATTTCGCGAATTCACGCCACGAAAAAACAGACGCCTGCTTTTTTTCATTGTAAAAATCTAAAATGACTTTGCGATAATCAACGTATTCTGTTATTGGCTTCATACTTATAAAATACCAAATTGAGGTTTTATCGCCAATATTTCAGAATACAAAAAATTCGGTTTTTTATTTAAAAATAAGCATTTTTTATCATTTTATCCGTTTTATAAAAAATTCTCAGAACACATGCGTATCCTGAGAATACAGAAACTGCGGGTAAAAAACATCCGCAGAGTTTTAATTTATTAACGAATAAAATTGGTGTAGACTTTCTGCTTGGCATCGGGTTGCGTGACGCCCGCCTGCTTGCCCGCATCAATGCTCTTGAGGAGCCAAGCCATGTTGCGGCCCAGTTCCTTCATAATCTGTACCCCTTCTTCGTCCTTCAATACGTCTTCTGGATTCGAGCCATGGACCATGTTCCAGTAGCGCGAAGTCACGAGCGGCTGCTGCGCGTAAGTCGGGTACTTATTGAGCACATCGAGAGTTGCGGTCGTCCCCGCACGACGTGCAGAAACCACGTTTGCCGCCGGCTTGAACAGCAGATTTGCCTCAGCAACACCGTAGAGGCGGTCGAGGAACATCAGCATTTCGCCACTCGGAGAGGCGTAATAAACCGGAGAACCGTAAACAACGCCGTCCGCCGTTTCCAAGAGTTCCTTGGCTTCGTGGACAACTTCGTTCACCTCGCCCTTGAGCACTCGCCCACCGACAAACACGATTTTCGTTTCGATTCCAGCGGCCTTGAGCTGGTTTGCGACGATGTTCAGAGCCGTATAGGTACAGCCATTTTCGCGACGGCTGCCGTTAAACAAGATGACCTTCATTTTTTACACCTCCGTTGATGTGTACCTAAAATATAGTCACGCTAGAGAGTCGCTTCAAATTCCGCAAGGAATTTACGCCCCTGTTCCCATTCGCCGAGATCGGAATCCGAATTGATATGACCAAGCGCGCCAGCATTAAATAGCTTTACGCCCCAGGCGTTGGCAAAAAATTCAGAACGCTCCATCGAGACAAACGGGTCGTTTTCGCTCGCCACGACACACGCCGGGATCGGCAATTTATCAAGCGGCATCGGCGCAAAGCTTCCAATAAGTTCTACGTTATCCACATCACTCGGCGAAACGAGGAAAGCCCCCTTGATGTACGGCGGAACGCCACCTTGCGATTTCGCCTTCAAAAGCCAGTTGACCGTTGTACAGACCCCCAGGCTGTGCGCCACAAGAACCGTATCCGATTTCAACTGCCGGATGCACTTGTCCAAAGTATCGACCCAGTCCGCTTTCACAGGACGGTCCCAACAGCGCTGGATGACTCGTGTCGCATTCGGCAAGCTCTTTTCCCAGAAGCTCTGCCAGTGTTTTGGTCCGGAATTATTCAATCCGGGAACAATCAAGTAATTCATTATCGCCTCTTTTTCCTACCAAAATAGTATAAAAATTAAGCTACTATTCCGTTTGAAAATGAATTTATGGCAATTTAAGACCAAATTCGAATTTATCCTGCAAAAAGCCGTAGCACAATCGATACAGTTATTTTTCTAAGTACACTCTATTTTATTGGTTATTCAAGTCCGCTAACTTATCTTTATATTTGGTTAAATGGGATTCTGTTTTGTACAGAAACTTCATGGAGATAAAATATGAATATCAAGAAAACAGCAGTCAAGAGCGCTCTCGTTGTAGCAGCGCTTACCGCAGCAGTCAGCGCAAAAGACTACAGCGGTGCTGAACTCTATACGAACGAAACATGGATGTACGGCAAGTTCGAAGCCCGTATGCAGATGGCTGCAGGCTCGGGGACGGTTAGTTC is a window from the Fibrobacter sp. UWB4 genome containing:
- a CDS encoding radical SAM protein, producing the protein MKVCEIFKSIEGEGIRMGQAAVFVRLHGCNLRCSYCDSMYAVEGPDFKLMSVGEVLAAVEAYRTESGVKCVTLTGGEPLNHESVGELLTAFSDAGYGVNIETNGTVPCKWRLPGLFYTMDWKCKSSGMSARMKMENIVSLSENDVLKFVVGKAEDLLEAEGVVARLSLTSQDNMPHIFISPVWGELTNEEIVNWMVASKVMTQNNARFQVQLHKIVWDPDMRGV
- a CDS encoding FISUMP domain-containing protein; this translates as MNMKSLMLLPFLLLAACSDDITGASGEKGSTSHEKTPAGSWNISGVSQKGPFVTGSTVNIMELDSLTLEQTGKIFKSTIRSDEGDFIISGQGFSSPYAMIQVKGYYRNEITGKRSSGPLTLNAFTDLSHREKVNVNLLTHLEFERVKLLVSQGKSFKEAKTQAANEVLAAMAMNDASKSFEDLDIFKSGDENAKLLAISALMQGDVDVAGLTERVGKFSMELAEGGSWNDSATRTVIADWACEVSQRRLFDDIRANILSWKISDSLPDFEKFVDYFWTDNYGLGTCSATNDGDTTANVNPLSIRNGEKFVCENGHWESIEKNSGNYKGIFGTMTDARDGQTYKTVQIGDQVWMAENLNYDYHTLQTFSMCYNKDPQKCDEYGRLYSLAAAVDSAGLFGDGGIGCGRGNAEACKVRESLRGVCPEGWHLPSESEWMQLLVSLGGVVEESETDEVYPVKASGFNIDDSGFNNHSGGCYYLTGGFSGEGCDKYWTSSSRNIPSILGLNSQNASAWDTGWALSSFFYVRCVKD
- a CDS encoding FISUMP domain-containing protein; its protein translation is MSLKPIVVFAALCLAACSDKVASGASEDVGITPLERWQVAGVSQKGPFVTGSTVNVLELDGSTLTQTGKIFKSSIRSDKGDFAISGSGLVSQYAMLEVDGYYRNEITGQVSSGSLVLNAITDLSHRENVNVNLLTHLEFDRVKNLVSQGYSVKKAKDQAEREIIVTMAMNESSKKFEDMNIFELGDENGMLLAVSVLMQSDVDVAGLTERMGKFSLDLETNGSWNDSITRTAIADWASRASEDSTFKNIRKNVLAWGISDTLPNFEKYVDMFWYDNYGLGECTNSNAGDTAVNMNDKSSRFGDIFICNNERWEYSHRKKSLYKGDFGTLVDARDGRIYKTVQIGDQVWMAENLKYSYPTNEPLTACLGDLPQYCENYGRIYSFAAAMDSAGLFGDGGIGCGLSSSLCDLKESSRGVCPEGWHLPSEDEWTILIATAGGNVTASRTLRSANDLGTDDYGFNMTSQSVGFWTSSKRKYAGSQFDHVVYLDVNNEQVLSFWPGESNAWFIGRNVRCIKDQKSN
- a CDS encoding TIGR02147 family protein, coding for MKPITEYVDYRKVILDFYNEKKQASVFSWREFAKSSGFSSAIFLKYVCEGKKNLSVSAAASVASAMSLAGFDAAYFNAMVVYASAKTDDDKMKAYEEMCALAKKRRVRTLGANEYVFFKSWKNSLIRELAPAMPGAKPFEMAKVCKPLISANDVGDTLAFLENEGFLKKDDKDVYHQTDKTISIGCVDVIPVAARNLQRQMGELALDAVSLSPSERSMSGITMGITRNGYERIVKALAEFRKQILNIVSEDGDTEQVYRLNLQFFPLTENVRGER
- the queC gene encoding 7-cyano-7-deazaguanine synthase QueC: MKDALLVLSGGMDSVTLLYDRAADIALAVSFDYGSNHNDKEIPFARMHCEKLGIPHITIPLKFMHDYFTSSLLSGADAIPEGTYADENMKSTVVPFRNGIMLSVAAGLAESRDLKRVMMANHFGDHAIYPDCREEFVKNMSAAISAGTYANITIDAPYTNISKADIARKGKSLGLDYSETWSCYKGGKIHCGKCATCLERKAALAEAGINDTTEYEA
- the queD gene encoding 6-carboxytetrahydropterin synthase QueD, translating into MYRVIKRIEISGAHKLSLPYESKCRGLHGHNWIITVFCQSETLDENGMVVDFSRIKDIVKGQLDHKFLNDVVDFNPTAENMARWICEQIPHCYKVQVQESEGNTVEYEV
- a CDS encoding alpha/beta hydrolase yields the protein MNYLIVPGLNNSGPKHWQSFWEKSLPNATRVIQRCWDRPVKADWVDTLDKCIRQLKSDTVLVAHSLGVCTTVNWLLKAKSQGGVPPYIKGAFLVSPSDVDNVELIGSFAPMPLDKLPIPACVVASENDPFVSMERSEFFANAWGVKLFNAGALGHINSDSDLGEWEQGRKFLAEFEATL
- a CDS encoding flavodoxin family protein, with protein sequence MKVILFNGSRRENGCTYTALNIVANQLKAAGIETKIVFVGGRVLKGEVNEVVHEAKELLETADGVVYGSPVYYASPSGEMLMFLDRLYGVAEANLLFKPAANVVSARRAGTTATLDVLNKYPTYAQQPLVTSRYWNMVHGSNPEDVLKDEEGVQIMKELGRNMAWLLKSIDAGKQAGVTQPDAKQKVYTNFIR